Part of the Brevibacillus brevis genome is shown below.
CGCCTTTTTCACCAAATGGTTGAGATGCCCGCGCTTGTATAGCGAGTCCGTCATTACGTCATCCGTGACGAAGCAGAAATGCTCGGAAACGTCGTGCTTGAGCAAATACTCCACGACTTCTTCCGTCATGGACTTTTCCTGAATTTCAAGGAACATGCCCGCCGCGATGCGGGCTTCCATCCCTTCCAACGTCTGGTGCGTATGGTCCGAATCGACTCCGGCGTACAGCATCTGGTGCAATTCCAGATCGAGCAGCTTCGGCACGTGCCCCTCGATGACGAGCTTCGGATACTCTTTGCGGATATGCCGGAGGATCCGGTTCGTTTTGCAGTCCGGGTCGGAGATGACATCGACGTAGTTCATGATTTCTCCCAGGCAGATGATCTCCTCGGAGCCCAGGAGCTCGTCGATGTCCTCGATTTCGACGGCACCGCCCGTCGTTTCCATCGCCGTAGCCGGCACGGAGCTCGGAATCGCGTACTTCATATCGACGACGCACTCGCGGCTTGCCTGAATCATTTCCTTGATCCCTTCGATCCCGAAGACATTGGCCATTTCATGCGGCTCCGGCACAATGGTGGTCACGCCGTTTTGGATCAGGGCGTAGGAAAAGGTCTCAGGAGTCACCATCGAGCTTTCGATATGCAGGTGGATGTCGATGAGGCCGGGAATCATGTAGCGTCCTTGCCCATTCACGACTTCCCCTGCTTCAAAGTCTTCCGTACCGCGTTTTCCGATATAGAGGAAGCGGCCGTCCAATACGGCGACGTTTCCTTCGATGAATTTCTTGAAATAGCTGTTGTAGACGCGCACATCCTGAATCAGCAAATCCACTTTCATGAAAAACCCCTCCTGTTGTTAGTCCACCAACACCATTTTGTCTTTCGGGAACAGCAGATTGACCCTCTGGCCGCTCCGGTAAGGGGTCTCCATCTCTTGATTGACCGTGAAATCTCCCAGATCGGTCTCCACGACATACTGGTAGCTGCGGCCAAGGAATGTGCTGACTTTGATGCTCCCTTGCAAGCGATTATGGTCACGGTCCTGCGGCTCGTCCGTCGTCACGATCAGATCGTCGGGCCGCAGGGCGCATTTTTTGCTGGTCGGATTCACCGTGCCCGGATGGTTGGCCGCGATGAACGAATGATCGCCTACGCGCAGCCCGATCTCCCCTTGCTGCTCGATGCGCTCCCCGAAGGTGATGAAGTTCGTAAAGCCGATAAAGCGGGCGATGAACTCCGTCTTCGGGTATTTGAAGATGGTCGCAGGGTCGTCCAGCTGCTCGATAACCCCCTTGTTCATGATCGCCACCTGATCGGAAATGGAGAAGCATTCCTCCTGATCGTGGGACACGTACACGGTCGTGATGCCCAGCTCCTGCTGGATGCGGCGGATTTCCACCCGCATGTTGATCCGCAGGTTGGCGTCTAGATTGCTGAGCGGCTCGTCGAACAGCAGCAGATCCGGCTCGATGACCAGGGCGCGCGCGATCGCCACCCGTTGTCTCTGCCCCCCGGACAGCTCTTTCGGGAAGCGCTTTTCAAAGCCGTTCAGGCTCACGACATCGAGGATGTCCATGACGCGCTTCTTTACGTCGGCTTCGTTTACTTTGCGCAGGCGCAGACCGAACGCCACGTTGTCATAGACGGACAAATGCGGGAAAAGGGCGTAGCTCTGGAACACGAACCCGAAGTTGCGCTTGTTCACTGGGACTCGCGTATAGTCCTTTCCGTCGAAGAGAAACTTCCCCTCCTTTGCCTCCAGGAAGCCGGCGATCAGGCGCAGGGTCGTCGTCTTTCCGCAGCCGCTCGGTCCCAAAAGGGAGATGAGCTGACCTTTTTCGATTCCCAGGTTGAAGTCTTTCAAAATGTACTGATTGTCGTAGGCAACCGATACGTTTTCCAGCGTGAGCAATGCCATGATTTGATGCCTCCGTTATCGTTTTGTAAAGTAGGAAAGCCCCATGAGACGTTCGATGATGAACATGAATACAGCCGTCAAGATCATGAGCAGCACGGAAATGGCTGCAATCGTCGGATCGAAGTTGTTTTCCACGTACGTCAGCATCTGGATCGGCAGCGTGCTTACCCCAGGTCCCGTCATGAATACAGAGATGTCTACGTTGTTGAACGACTCCAGAAACGCAATCAGGATCGCCGCAATAATCCCGGAACGAATATTCGGCAGAACGACCTTGAAGAACGTCCCCATCCGGCTCGCCCCCAGGCTGAGCGCCGCTTCTTCGACCGCGAAGTCAAAGTTGGACAGGCTGGAAGCGACTACCCGGATAATGAACGGGAGCATGACGACGGTGTGGCCCACGAGCAGTCCCGCGTAAATCGGCAGATCGTACACGACGA
Proteins encoded:
- a CDS encoding ABC transporter ATP-binding protein, translated to MALLTLENVSVAYDNQYILKDFNLGIEKGQLISLLGPSGCGKTTTLRLIAGFLEAKEGKFLFDGKDYTRVPVNKRNFGFVFQSYALFPHLSVYDNVAFGLRLRKVNEADVKKRVMDILDVVSLNGFEKRFPKELSGGQRQRVAIARALVIEPDLLLFDEPLSNLDANLRINMRVEIRRIQQELGITTVYVSHDQEECFSISDQVAIMNKGVIEQLDDPATIFKYPKTEFIARFIGFTNFITFGERIEQQGEIGLRVGDHSFIAANHPGTVNPTSKKCALRPDDLIVTTDEPQDRDHNRLQGSIKVSTFLGRSYQYVVETDLGDFTVNQEMETPYRSGQRVNLLFPKDKMVLVD
- a CDS encoding ABC transporter permease gives rise to the protein MQEKNRGLALFTLLVFLFLLGPLIIISFTSFEPSTVLRFPPQGFSWRWYENIFNVEMFMTTFKTSIFVSLLGNLLALVLGIPAAYALSRFQFKGKAALNAVFISPVLIPGIVMGFAMLKYVIVVYDLPIYAGLLVGHTVVMLPFIIRVVASSLSNFDFAVEEAALSLGASRMGTFFKVVLPNIRSGIIAAILIAFLESFNNVDISVFMTGPGVSTLPIQMLTYVENNFDPTIAAISVLLMILTAVFMFIIERLMGLSYFTKR